The following DNA comes from Bradyrhizobium sp. SK17.
GGCGGTCGCGAGGTCCGATTCAGGCGGTGCGGTGTCCGCACCCTCGTCGGTGTTCGACTGCGCTCCGGCGCCGAGCCAAAATCCCAGCCGGTTCGGGTCGGCGTCCGATCCCGATGCGGAGTTGTTGCCCGGCGGCAGATCGAGATTGACCCAGTGCATGCCGTGCTGCGCGGCGAACAGGGCAAGCTGGATCAATGTCGACAGCTTGTCGCCGGCGTGGGCGCCAGAATTGGTGAAGCCGGCCGCGAGCTTGTCTTTCCACCGGTAGCCTTTCGACATCACCGCGCTCGACGTTGCCTCCTGAAAGGCTTTGAACGCCGCGGAGGCGGCGCCCATGTAGGT
Coding sequences within:
- a CDS encoding flavodoxin family protein; translated protein: MAAAEDSMHNIGTGGGRTLVAIVYHSAYGHTRRQAEAVRSGIQDIDGAEAVLVPVEDAEQSWDHLLDADALIFGTPTYMGAASAAFKAFQEATSSAVMSKGYRWKDKLAAGFTNSGAHAGDKLSTLIQLALFAAQHGMHWVNLDLPPGNNSASGSDADPNRLGFWLGAGAQSNTDEGADTAPPESDLATARHLGRRVAMTAIQFARGREAAAAIRAAS